The nucleotide sequence ATAGAATGAGAGTTAATGAATTATAGGAATTTTGTTAAGAAATATTGCCGTTTACTAATTTTGAATGGGCCTTTGTATTTATGAACGCAGGCCCGTTGTCATTTGAATTAGGCTAGTTGAATAATTTTATAACCTTCTCCATATACAGATTTAATCGCATAGTTGGAAGGTTTAATTTTTCTTCTAATCGAACTAATGTAAGTATCAATCATACGATCATTGACCTTGTGGTTATCCGGCGCGATATGATTAAGAATTGATTCTCTTGAAAGAACTCTTTGAGAGTTTTTAAGAAGTAGGTGAATAATTTTAAACTCACTCGAAGTGAAGTGAATTTTATCTCCACGAATAAGAACTTCTTGTGATGGAATATTTAAAGAAATATCTTCGTACTCAACTACTTCAAGCACAGATTCAGTTTTTAAATTTGAGAGAACTGTTTGGATAATCGCTCTAAGCTCTTCTGTTTCAAAAGGTTTTTCCAGATAGTGTACGGCTCCTAGCTTGTAACCAGTGATTCTAGAGTTTGCACCTGTTTTAGAACTTATAAAAATAATTGGTGTATTCTTTAACTCTTCAATTGATTTAATCTGACTACAAAGTTCGTATCCACTTTGATCATCAAGCATGATATCTAGGATAATGAGATTTGGTTTAAGTTCCCATGCCTTGGCAAGTCCTTCTTCCGCTGTTCCAACACTTACAACTTCGTACTGAGGGTCTAGTACCTTGGAAACTAATAGTCTGATATCTTGGCAGTCATCTACTAGTAATACTGATTGTCGCATGCTCATGCTTTTCTCCATTCTTTAACAATATTCAATAAAAATTATAAATCATTTTTTCTATTGCGCTAGCTCTTTTTTTGTTAATTGAGTAAAATCAATAACTTATATGATAAGTAATAATATTCTATCAAATGAAATTGTTTATGTTTTCACACACTAAATTGGCCATATCTATTCTCGCTTTTACTGTGGCCGAAGCGATATGAGGCATAATCAACACGTTAGATAATTGAAACAACTCATGTTCTGGCGAAAGAGGCTCTGGAGATGTCACATCAAGGCCCACAGAGTGTAAATGGCCTTCCTTTAGCACTTTTACTAGGGCATCCTGATTAATAACTTCACCGCGCGCCGTATTGATTAGAATAGCGTCAGCTTTCATTTGGCGAAGCTCGTTTTCTCCAATCAGTTCACGGGTGTCATCAGTGAGAGGACAGTGAATCGAGATAATATCTGAGTCTTTTAAAAGTGTCGTAAGGTCAACTCGCTTTGCTGCAAACTCTGGCTTCTCGCTTGGGCCAAAATATGAAACTTCCATCTCAAGCCCTTTGGCACATAGGCGAGCAAACTCTTGACCAATCTTTCCTGGGCCAATGATTCCAAGCTTAAGTCCCTTAAGTGATTTTCCTAGAAAACCCATTGGCTCCCAGCCTCTCCATTTTCCTTGCTTGGCATTTTCATATGCTGGAATTATTTTACGAGCACACGCTAGTAGTAGAGCGAATCCAAGTTCGGCAGAGGCATCGGTTAGCACATCCGGAGTGTTAAAAACTTTTATTGCTCTATTTTCACATTCTTTTAAATCAATATTATTAATCCCAACTGCATACTGGGAAATCACTTTAAGCTTAGGGCATTGGTCGAGAAGATTCTTATCAATCTTGTCACTTAACATTGTGATGAGAGCATCCGCTTGCGATGCTTTTTTTACTAGAATATCATAGCTAATTGGTCCATCTCTCTTGTCGTCCCAGACCTCTAGTGAGTGTCCAGAGTCAAGTAATAGCTTGAAAGAAGCATCAATAATTGTTTTAGTACAGAATATGTGGGCCATAGATGTTTGACCTTGTTAAAAAAATCAGGTTGCTAAATTTTGGTTTTATTGAAATCATATAAGTCTAATTCTTTTATTTATCATTTGGCAAGGAGGCCTTAATGAAACATATTATTGGAACGACTGCGCGTTTTGCAGTTACTCTATCTCTTCTTAGTGGTTTTGCAACGAATGCTGCTACTATTGCAATTATCGATTCTGGTACAGATATGAAACATGAACTTATTGCTCCAAAGGCATGGGTTAATGATCTTGAAATTCCTGATAACGGACGTGATGAAGACCGCAATGGTTACCAAGATGATATCCATGGTTGGAACTTTGCTGAATCAAACAATCAAGTAATCGATTATAAATACCTTGGCACATTAAATGACGATATTCGTAAGTTCTTCACGGTACAAGCGAAAGCGATTAAAGGAACTGTTACAGAAGAAGAACTAACTTGGATGAGAACTATCGTGAAAAACGAGGAGTTCATTAAAAGAATTTCTATCTATGGTAACTTCATGCACGGAACACACGTTGCTGGTATTTCTGCAATGAAGTCTGATGATGCAAAAATCCTTGCTGTGAAACTTATTCCAACAGAAGTGAAACTTCCAGGACAAAAAATTGCTGAAGGTGCAGATAAAGGTTTCGTAGAAAAACTTGTTTACAAGGCGATTGATTTCTTAGCTGTTCAACAAATGACGATGATGGAAGAAATCGGTTATTACGTAGATGGACATAAAGCACGTGTTGCCAATGGGTCTTTTGGTACTGGTTATCCTCAGGCTAAGATGATTGTTGAAACTGTTTATAAACAAGTACTGAAAAAAGAACCAGCACCGGAAGATGTTGAAAAGTTTGCAAAGTACTTCATTAATGCTCTTGTAAAAGAAGGAATCAGAATGCCAAAGGCCGCACCAAATACTCTATTTGTATTTGCCGCTGGTAATGATGGTCTTGATAACGATACATACCCAACAAGTCCAACTAACGTACAAGCTGATAATGTTATTTCTGTTGCAGCTACAATTGATTACAATGCAATCGCTCCATTTTCTAACTATGGAAAAACGATGGTAGACGTTGCTGCTCCAGGTGTTGCAATTAGATCAGCAGCTCCAGGGAATGAGTACATTCAAGTATCAGGTACATCTCAAGCAGCGCCATTTGTTGCTGGTGTAGCAGGAAAAATTCTTGATACAAACCCAGAGCTTTCTCCACTTGAGGTTAAGAAAATCATCATGGGAACAGTTGATAAGAAAGACTTCCTTACAGGAAAAGTTATTACAAACGGTATTGTAAATCTTGGACGTGCAGTAAGAGCTGCAGATATTTCAAGATCATCTTCTGTTGATGAAGCGATCAAGATCTCTCTAAACGAAGTCAATGATGTTCCAACATCAGAGTCTGTCTTGAAGCCAGTTATGGTTCCAGGAATGATTCTTCCTCTACCATCACAATTTAAATAG is from Bacteriovorax sp. Seq25_V and encodes:
- a CDS encoding response regulator transcription factor, whose amino-acid sequence is MSMRQSVLLVDDCQDIRLLVSKVLDPQYEVVSVGTAEEGLAKAWELKPNLIILDIMLDDQSGYELCSQIKSIEELKNTPIIFISSKTGANSRITGYKLGAVHYLEKPFETEELRAIIQTVLSNLKTESVLEVVEYEDISLNIPSQEVLIRGDKIHFTSSEFKIIHLLLKNSQRVLSRESILNHIAPDNHKVNDRMIDTYISSIRRKIKPSNYAIKSVYGEGYKIIQLA
- a CDS encoding S8 family serine peptidase — encoded protein: MKHIIGTTARFAVTLSLLSGFATNAATIAIIDSGTDMKHELIAPKAWVNDLEIPDNGRDEDRNGYQDDIHGWNFAESNNQVIDYKYLGTLNDDIRKFFTVQAKAIKGTVTEEELTWMRTIVKNEEFIKRISIYGNFMHGTHVAGISAMKSDDAKILAVKLIPTEVKLPGQKIAEGADKGFVEKLVYKAIDFLAVQQMTMMEEIGYYVDGHKARVANGSFGTGYPQAKMIVETVYKQVLKKEPAPEDVEKFAKYFINALVKEGIRMPKAAPNTLFVFAAGNDGLDNDTYPTSPTNVQADNVISVAATIDYNAIAPFSNYGKTMVDVAAPGVAIRSAAPGNEYIQVSGTSQAAPFVAGVAGKILDTNPELSPLEVKKIIMGTVDKKDFLTGKVITNGIVNLGRAVRAADISRSSSVDEAIKISLNEVNDVPTSESVLKPVMVPGMILPLPSQFK
- a CDS encoding D-glycerate dehydrogenase, coding for MAHIFCTKTIIDASFKLLLDSGHSLEVWDDKRDGPISYDILVKKASQADALITMLSDKIDKNLLDQCPKLKVISQYAVGINNIDLKECENRAIKVFNTPDVLTDASAELGFALLLACARKIIPAYENAKQGKWRGWEPMGFLGKSLKGLKLGIIGPGKIGQEFARLCAKGLEMEVSYFGPSEKPEFAAKRVDLTTLLKDSDIISIHCPLTDDTRELIGENELRQMKADAILINTARGEVINQDALVKVLKEGHLHSVGLDVTSPEPLSPEHELFQLSNVLIMPHIASATVKARIDMANLVCENINNFI